A segment of the Nitrospirota bacterium genome:
TCCGAGCAGCGGTTCGCGACGCACTCGAAACGCACCTCCGGTTCGAACCGAGGAGAGGCAGTAAGAGCAGGATTAAACGACTTCGTGCTATGAGGCGACCACAATATCGGCTTCGTGTCGATGATGTGCGAGTGTACTATGACGTGACAGGGCAGACCGTCGAGGTGCTGGCGATTGTTCCAAAATCTGAGGCACGAGCCTGGCTCGAGGACAAAGGGGAACCCACATGAAAAAAATTGCGCTTTCCG
Coding sequences within it:
- a CDS encoding type II toxin-antitoxin system RelE/ParE family toxin, giving the protein MRHEIILAPDASEQFQRLRAHIRAAVRDALETHLRFEPRRGSKSRIKRLRAMRRPQYRLRVDDVRVYYDVTGQTVEVLAIVPKSEARAWLEDKGEPT